In the Paenibacillus sp. genome, ACGTTGATGGCGTACGAAATCACCAGGGACGTACCGCTCGAGTCGACGACGGTGAAGACGCCGGTCGCCGTGGCGGAGGCGAAAATCATTTCGGGCCGGATGCTGGGACTGATTCCGATCTTGCGGGCCGGCCTCGGCATGGTCGACGGCATTCTGAAGCTGCTGCCGGCGGCGAAGGTCGGCCATATCGGTTTGTACCGCGACCCGGACACGCTGCAGCCGGTGGAGTATTACGCGAAGCTGCCGACGGACGTGACCGAGCGCGAGCTGATCGTCATCGATCCGATGCTGGCGACGGGAGGCTCCGCGATCGCGGCGATTCAGATGCTGAAAAATCGCGGCTGCAAGCAAATCAAGCTGATGTGCCTCATCGCCGCGCCGGAAGGCGTGAAGGCGATGCAGGAAGCGCACCCGGACGTAGACATTTACACGGCGGCGATCGACGATTATTTGAACGATCACGGCTACATTATTCCGGGGCTCGGCGACGCGGGCGACCGGCTGTTCGGCACGAAGTAATTTAGGAAACGAGGGAATCGCATGAAACGTTTGAAGGTCATGACCGTGTTCGGGGTTCGTCCGGAAGCGGTCAAGATGGCGCCGCTCATCAAGGAGCTGGAGAAGCATCCCGACAGCATCGAATCGATCGTGTGCGTGACGGCGCAGCATCGCGAGCTGCTGGACAGCGTGCTCGACACGTTCGGCATCAAGCCTGACTACGACTTGAACGTCATGAAAGAACGGCAGACGCTGAACGAAGTGACGATCCGCGTGCTGCAAGGGCTGGAGCCGGTTCTGCAGGAAGCGAAGCCGGACATCGTCCTCGTCCACGGGGATACGCTGACGACGTTCCTGGCGAGCTATGCGGCGTTCCTTCAACAGATCAAAGTCGGCCACGTGGAAGCGGGGCTGCGCACGTGGAACAAGCTGTCGCCGTATCCGGAGGAGATGAACCGGCAGCTGACGGGCGTGCTGGCGGATTTGCATTTCGCGCCGACGGATTGGTCCGCGGGCAACCTGCGCAAAGAAAACAAACCGGAATCGGCGATTTACGTGACCGGCAATACGGTGACGGACGTCGGCCAATTCATCGTGCGCGAAGGGTACGAGCATCCGATTCTCGATTGGGCGCAGGGCAAGCGCCTCGTGCTGATGACGGCGCATCGCCGCGAATCCCAGGGCGAACCGCATCGCAACGTGTTCCGGGCGGTGCGCAGAATCGCCGACGAATTCGAGGATATCGCGATCGTCTATCCGGTGCACCCGAGCCCGGCGGTGAAGGAGCCGGCTCACGCGATGCTCGACGATCATCCGCGCATTCGTCTCGTCGAACCGCTCGATCTGGTGGAAATGTACAATCTTTATCCTCATACGCATCTGATCCTAACGGATTCCGGCGGTCTGCAGGAAGAGGCGCCGTCCTTCGGCGTGCCGGTCCTCGTGCTTCGCGACACGACCGAGCGACCGGAAGGCATCGAAGCGGGCACGCTCGAGCTCGTCGGCACCGACGAAGAAGCCGTATACGGCCGGGCGAAAGCGCTGCTATCGGACGCAGCTTTGTACGATCGCATGAGCCGGGCGGCTAATCCGTACGGGGACGGCCGGGCGTCGGAGCGCATCGTCGCCGCGATCAAACACCATTTCGGCCTCGCCGCGGAACGGCCCGAGCCGTTCGTCCCATAAGCCGAACGTTACAGCATACAGTTGCGCTGTATGGTTCTCAGCCCCCAAAAACCTTGATAAATCAAGGCTTTGCGGGGGCTCGTTCACGGAATGTTTGAATTTATATGAATTGACAAACGCTCCGAAGGATGGATAAAATAAATGAGGATTGACAGGGGTAACGGCTATGAAAAAGAAAGGCAACGGGGATAATCCCTGGCGCGCGGCCGCGCTGGTCGGCGTCATGGGAGCGGATGTCGCCGTCTGCGTCACCCTGGGCTTTCTCCTTGGGCGGTGGTTGGGCGATTCACGAGGCTGGGTTGCCTTTGGCACGCTGGCGGGTCTCGTTGTCGGTATCTTCACATGCGTCGTCCTGGTGAAACGCTTACTGGAGGATTCCGATGGCTGAATTGCTGACGAGGGCCGTACGAACCGCGCTTTTTTTTATGTCCGCGTTATTGGCCGCTTGGGCGCTCGTCCCGGAAGGGAAGACGATCGCGGCCGGTCTTATGCTGGGCACCGCTGCCAGCGTCGTGAATGCGCTCTTATTGCGCAGGCGCGTCGAGGCGGCCGGCAAGCTCGCGGCGGAGGGGGGAGCGCGCAAAGTCGGGCTCGGCATGGGCGCCAGAATGGCGACGGTGCTGCTCGCGGCGATGATCGCCTACCGGTATCCCGAACAATTTTCCGTACCCGCTGCGCTGGCTAGTTGCTTTTTTGTTCAGTTTGTAGTTTTTTTTACAGCAGTTGTACAGAATAAACACCGTTCCGATGGAAAGGGGTGAGCACAGTATGCACTTATTTCCGGTTGTAGAAATCGCAGGCTTGCATTTTGACCTGTCGACTATTCTGGCCATCCTGGTTTCGTCGCTGATCGTATTCCTGTTGGCTAGAGCGGCTGTCAGCAACCTGTCGGTTACGCATCCGACGAAAATCCAAAACTTCATGGAATGGGTTATCGAATTCGTACATAACACCATTGCCAGCACGATGCCGCTTGAGAAGGCGAAACGTTACATCTCGCTCGGGATGACGCTGATCATGTTCATTTTCATTTCGAACTTGCTCGGTCTTCCGTTCGGGATCGTGACGGAGGTGCCGGAAGATCATCACGGCCCGGTTACCGTCTTCGGCTTGGAGATTCTCTCCGAGCACGACCTGGAAGAGATGCACCACAACGGAGAACACGCGGCTTTCGCGTGGTGGAAGTCGCCGACGGCGGATTTGTCCGTTACGGCGGGGCTTGCGCTCGTTGTTATCAGCATGGTTCACTTCTTGGGAATCCGCGATAACACGAAGCATTACTTCAAGCACTACTTCGAGCCTTACGCGGTATTCCTTCCGTTGAACATCCTGAAAGAGCTCTCAAAACCGCTTACGCTGGCGTTGCGTCTCTACGCGAACATTTTCGCGGGCGAGGTGTTGATCGCTACGATTTTGATGATGGGTTGGTTCGGTCTCCCATTCATGGCGGCTTGGCAAGGCTTCAGTATTTTCATCGGCGCGATCCAAGCGTTCCTGTTCACGATCCTCACGATGGTGTACATTTCGCAGGCGACCGTGCATGACGAAGGCGCTCACTAACGCGTCGGCAGCAACAAACAAACTATAAAAATATTTAACTCTTAAGGAGGATTTTCAAATGGAATTCTTGGCAGCAGCATTGGCAGTCGGTTTGGGCGCGCTCGGCGCCGGTATCGGTAACGGTTTGATCGTCAGCAAGACGGTAGAAGGCATCGCTCGTCAGCCGGAACTTCGCGGCACGCTCCAAACGACCATGTTCATCGGCGTCGGTATCGTCGAGGTCGTTCCGATCATCGGCGTCGTCGTCGGCTTCCTGATGTTCTTCGGAGCGTAAGAAACGCTCATAAATGCGTAGAGG is a window encoding:
- the upp gene encoding uracil phosphoribosyltransferase; translation: MSKVYICDHPLIQHKLTYIRDERTNTKDFRELVDEVATLMAYEITRDVPLESTTVKTPVAVAEAKIISGRMLGLIPILRAGLGMVDGILKLLPAAKVGHIGLYRDPDTLQPVEYYAKLPTDVTERELIVIDPMLATGGSAIAAIQMLKNRGCKQIKLMCLIAAPEGVKAMQEAHPDVDIYTAAIDDYLNDHGYIIPGLGDAGDRLFGTK
- the atpB gene encoding F0F1 ATP synthase subunit A — protein: MHLFPVVEIAGLHFDLSTILAILVSSLIVFLLARAAVSNLSVTHPTKIQNFMEWVIEFVHNTIASTMPLEKAKRYISLGMTLIMFIFISNLLGLPFGIVTEVPEDHHGPVTVFGLEILSEHDLEEMHHNGEHAAFAWWKSPTADLSVTAGLALVVISMVHFLGIRDNTKHYFKHYFEPYAVFLPLNILKELSKPLTLALRLYANIFAGEVLIATILMMGWFGLPFMAAWQGFSIFIGAIQAFLFTILTMVYISQATVHDEGAH
- the wecB gene encoding non-hydrolyzing UDP-N-acetylglucosamine 2-epimerase, which codes for MKRLKVMTVFGVRPEAVKMAPLIKELEKHPDSIESIVCVTAQHRELLDSVLDTFGIKPDYDLNVMKERQTLNEVTIRVLQGLEPVLQEAKPDIVLVHGDTLTTFLASYAAFLQQIKVGHVEAGLRTWNKLSPYPEEMNRQLTGVLADLHFAPTDWSAGNLRKENKPESAIYVTGNTVTDVGQFIVREGYEHPILDWAQGKRLVLMTAHRRESQGEPHRNVFRAVRRIADEFEDIAIVYPVHPSPAVKEPAHAMLDDHPRIRLVEPLDLVEMYNLYPHTHLILTDSGGLQEEAPSFGVPVLVLRDTTERPEGIEAGTLELVGTDEEAVYGRAKALLSDAALYDRMSRAANPYGDGRASERIVAAIKHHFGLAAERPEPFVP
- the atpE gene encoding F0F1 ATP synthase subunit C translates to MEFLAAALAVGLGALGAGIGNGLIVSKTVEGIARQPELRGTLQTTMFIGVGIVEVVPIIGVVVGFLMFFGA
- a CDS encoding ATP synthase subunit I, producing the protein MAELLTRAVRTALFFMSALLAAWALVPEGKTIAAGLMLGTAASVVNALLLRRRVEAAGKLAAEGGARKVGLGMGARMATVLLAAMIAYRYPEQFSVPAALASCFFVQFVVFFTAVVQNKHRSDGKG